Proteins from a single region of Scleropages formosus chromosome 22, fSclFor1.1, whole genome shotgun sequence:
- the cfap107 gene encoding cilia- and flagella-associated protein 107, with the protein MPNLVGHSTGKADKKYDKCMKPGWRIEQKYSNKVLIGNWVEDRLQFSRECGAPRSIHRQDYRPHKDHQPNVIVQRASLRRAEGLPGKLLLGHHGAPHSHYLVSVYGETYGRQTCGTLPTLQSWYPIQPEKRERPALSTSDICHSDAELLRTCVCKRLWQTQPVHALVSSAPPMTFRPTASWCPPWPKRRSDVPALTTYRASYPLWHPLPTPVSQPKVCRDAPVVHRPQCE; encoded by the exons ATGCCCAACCTAGTGGGACACAGCACTGGGAAAGCAGACAAGAAATATGATAAATGTATGAAACCTGGATGGAGGATAGAGCaaaagtacagtaataaagTTCTCATTGGTAACTGGGTGGAAGACAGACTTCAG TTCAGCCGGGAGTGCGGGGCACCCAGGAGCATTCATCGGCAGGACTACCGTCCACACAAAGACCACCAGCCCAACGTCATCGTGCAAAGAGCCTCGCTGCGTCGAGCGGAG GGCCTGCCTGGCAAGCTGCTCCTGGGCCATCACGGTGCTCCTCACTCTCACTACCTGGTCAGTGTCTATGGTGAGACGTACGGGCGGCAGACCTGCGGCACCCTGCCCACCCTGCAGTCGTGGTACCCCATCCAGCCCGAGAAACGGGAGCGCCCTGCTCTGAGTAC CTCGGACATCTGTCACAGCGACGCTGAGTTgctgcgcacgtgtgtgtgcaaGCGCCTCTGGCAAACCCAGCCAGTCCATGCTCTTGTCTCCTCAGCCCCTCCGATGACCTTCAGGCCGACGGCGTCGTGGTGCCCCCCATGGCCAAAGCGAAGAAGCGACGTGCCTGCGCTGACCACATACCGTGCTTCATACCCACTGTGGCACCCCCTGCCAACACCTGTCAGTCAGCCAAAGGTCTGCAGGGATGCTCCAGTAGTCCACCGCCCGCAATGTGAATGA
- the aadacl4 gene encoding arylacetamide deacetylase-like 4 isoform X2, translating to MVMVGAAVIGRILERLGLCHQVVFTRVVISWFMVRKRPAPPGLRIKDLMFGDVPVRTYEPTAPSTGRRRGLVYFHGGGWVMGSIGTSDEMCRYIAKESETVVVSVGYRLAPEHRYPAQLDDCEAATCHFLSVAEAEFGVNPHRVAVGGDSAGGNLAAALCLRLVQGGRGHLPLPCAQILIYPALQMADFNLPSYLQNHAVPIVFRPRVAFYFLQYLNGDASLCKALLEGAHVPADLKVLYRRWLSPDNLPPEFREPSRNVTDPEPSSHDGEVYHLTCVGLEPFVSPLLAEDDALRRTPPTFILTCEYDVLRDDGLLFRKRLLDLGVDVSWHHVPDGFHGIINFFNVGWLTFPSSRGVMNSIVDYVKTL from the exons ATGGTGATGGTCGGTGCAGCAGTCATC GGCCGGATTTTGGAACGACTGGGTCTCTGCCATCAGGTCGTGTTCACCCGGGTGGTAATAAGCTGGTTCATGGTACGTAAAAGGCCAGCTCCCCCTGGGTTACGAATCAAAGACCTCATGTTTGGAGATGTGCCTGTTCGCACATACGAGCCTACAGCACCCTCCACTGGTAGGAGAAGAGGCCTAGTGTACTTCCACGGTGGAGGCTGGGTAATGGGAAGCATTG GCACGTCAGATGAAATGTGCAGATACATTGCCAAAGAATCAGAAACCGTTGTTGTCTCGGTTGG CTACCGGCTTGCTCCCGAGCACCGATACCCTGCCCAGCTGGACGACTGTGAGGCTGCCACCTGCCACTTTTTGTCTGTGGCTGAGGCCGAATTTGGAGTAAATCCGCACCGGGTGGCTGTGGGTGGGGACAGCGCCGGTGGGAACCTTGCAGCAGCCCTGTGCCTGCGACTAGTGCAGGGGGGTCGAGGCCACCTGCCTCTGCCGTGCGCGCAGATTCTCATCTATCCGGCTCTGCAGATGGCTGACTTCAACCTGCCTTCGTACCTGCAGAACCACGCCGTGCCCATTGTGTTCCGGCCCCGCGTGGCATTCTATTTCCTTCAGTACCTCAATGGGGACGCGTCCCTGTGCAAGGCTTTGCTGGAGGGGGCCCACGTCCCTGCAGACCTGAAGGTGCTTTATAGGCGTTGGCTCTCTCCAGATAACCTCCCACCTGAGTTTAGGGAGCCAAGCCGGAATGTTACGGATCCAGAGCCATCCTCCCACGACGGAGAGGTGTATCACCTCACTTGTGTGGGTTTGGAACCCTTTGTCTCCCCGTTGCTGGCAGAAGATGATGCACTGCGTCGCACACCACCCACCTTTATCCTCACCTGTGAGTACGACGTGCTAAGAGATGACGGGCTCCTGTTCCGCAAACGACTGTTGGATCTCGGTGTGGATGTCTCCTGGCACCATGTCCCTGATGGGTTCCACGGAATCATCAATTTCTTCAACGTGGGCTGGTTGACCTTCCCAAGCTCCAGGGGGGTCATGAACAGCATTGTGGACTATGTGAAGACACTTTAA
- the klhdc7a gene encoding kelch domain-containing protein 7A has translation MQRNSDDKLCAEESQDLKMPIADLLGVQLDMQMLGKLTLSVATVLFVSWVYRFYSSRGRAAQTGPPSGSAGQASQPSNCATSPGLCRSRLAEVQPQSKAAPEGISENKLPGEHDSSPENTQGEVLLHKRPSTKNVIQTERLTEYLGLHAKLEMENNDVCQDSAVEELTLSKETNLEQQEQKALIEEAAEEGIDNCEIGFTLSSHATDCILLSPDCSQQSPTERPRSPCLLRKLEPSTEVSRELRQDLGFSSFQSKAAVIVEDGDLLLECPGDRLVEVRGKIYDYFVESSSESISASERIPSPRPYRVTHDSRDSQNLQLTQDLVFPSDSHEDFSPPTNRSPSPLSKPGLLRKDSYMHITENDDLQIPFWSPGTSTPANGTSWSRTSSSENAFSNQANCITESRLPSESAEPSLETVAGIKFLQMPLEGIGISELESLKGKLDLGNCMQALSLARKYRHATLEEASLKVMSDNYLQVLRDPELYGKLRAGDRAHIQKLRMRGKQYLLVADIDPQDWARTRSQTSNSDSSQTSSRLYYYNDYKDTWHTLSKLPREVVSKGCAMCTMDNYLFVAIGCEGSDRDIKPSRRVFCYNPMTSIWKEICPMNEARPQCKLVALQGYIYAIGGECLSTVERYDPRVDQWAFVAPLPNDTFAVAHRATACQGELFVLGGTLRYVLLRYSPLTNTWRQSLIVGSKERTTDMVSVRNFLYRFDISPSLGLSVYRYHTVARLWYECCSRRLPDCLAFQCTTLDNIIYCINRQFNMRFLADDVSPQFVAEDLNILSVAKGMLFPFVLALPDKDTLQTRV, from the exons ATGCAGAGAAACTCCGATGACAAGCTTTGTGCTGAGGAATCTCAGGACCTCAAGATGCCCATAGCAGACCTCCTAGGGGTGCAGCTAGACATGCAGATGCTAGGGAAACTGACCCTATCAGTGGccactgtgctgtttgtgtCCTGGGTGTACCGTTTCTACAGCTCCCGGGGTCGTGCTGCTCAAACGGGTCCACCGAGTGGATCTGCTGGCCAGGCTTCCCAACCGAGCAACTGTGCCACATCGCCGGGCTTGTGCAGGAGCCGCCTGGCAGAGGTACAGCCACAGAGTAAAGCCGCACCTGAAGGTATAAGTGAGAACAAGCTACCAGGAGAGCATGATTCATCACCTGAGAATACACAAGGGGAGGTTCTGTTGCACAAGCGACCAAGTACAAAGAATGTGATACAGACAGAACGTCTTACAGAATACCTAGGCCTCCATGCAAAGCTAGAAATGGAGAACAATGACGTATGTCAAGATTCCGCTGTGGAGGAGCTGACACTCTCCAAAGAAACAAATTTGGAACAGCAAGAGCAGAAGGCTTTGATTGAGGAGGCGGCTGAAGAAGGGATTGATAACTGTGAAATTGGATTTACTCTTTCGTCTCATGCAACCGATTGCATTCTGTTGTCACCTGACTGCAGTCAGCAAAGCCCAACAGAACGGCCCAGGTCACCGTGTTTGCTGAGGAAGTTGGAACCTAGCACTGAAGTGAGTCGAGAACTCAGGCAGGACTTAGGCTTCTCCAGTTTCCAGTCCAAAGCAGCAGTGATAGTGGAAGACGGAGACCTTCTGCTAGAGTGTCCTGGGGACAGGCTTGTGGAGGTTCGAGGGAAGATCTATGACTACTTTGTGGAATCCTCATCAGAGTCGATTTCAGCCAGCGAAAGGATCCCCAGTCCAAGACCCTACAGAGTGACCCATGACAGCAGGGATTCGCAGAACTTGCAGCTGACACAG GACTTGGTGTTCCCATCTGACTCCCACGAGGATTTTTCACCCCCCACAAACAGAAGTCCTTCTCCTCTTAGCAAACCAGGGCTCCTTCGGAAGGACAGTTACATGCATATCACAGAAAATGATGACCTTCAGATTCCTTTCTGGAGCCCAGGAACCTCAACACCTGCGAATGGTACGTCCTGGTCTAGAACCTCTTCATCAGAGAATGCGTTCTCCAACCAGGCAAATTGCATCACAGAGTCCAGACTTCCAAGTGAATCAGCAGAGCCCAGTTTAGAAACAGTTGCTGGAATAAAGTTTTTGCAAATGCCTCTGGAAGGAATTGGTATCTCTGAGCTGGAAAGTCTCAAGGGAAAACTAGATTTGGGCAACTGTATGCAAGCACTTAGTCTGGCCAGGAAGTACAGGCATGCCACACTTGAGGAAGCTTCTCTTAAAGTCATGTCAGACAACTACCTTCAGGTACTCAGAGATCCAGAGCTGTATGGGAAGCTGAGAGCTGGTGACAGGGCTCACATCCAGAAGCTACGAATGAGGGGCAAGCAATACCTACTTGTGGCTGATATTGATCCCCAAGACTGGGCAAGGACTCGATCTCAGACGTCCAATTCGGATTCTTCCCAGACATCTAGTAGGCTGTACTATTACAATGACTACAAGGATACCTGGCACACGCTGAGCAAACTCCCTAGAGAGGTTGTTTCCAAAGGCTGTGCTATGTGCACAATGGACAATTACCTCTTTGTAGCCATAGGCTGTGAGGGTAGTGATAGAGATATCAAACCATCCAGGAGAGTGTTCTGCTACAATCCAATGACATCCATCTGGAAGGAAATCTGCCCAATGAACGAAGCTCGACCTCAGTGCAAGCTGGTGGCCCTGCAAGGCTATATCTATGCAATTGGGGGTGAGTGCCTGAGCACAGTGGAGCGATATGACCCACGGGTAGACCAGTGGGCCTTTGTAGCACCACTACCCAATGACACTTTTGCAGTGGCTCATCGAGCCACTGCATGCCAGGGAGAACTTTTCGTACTCGGGGGTACTCTGAGGTACGTACTGTTGCGCTACAGCCCCTTGACCAACACGTGGCGGCAGAGCCTCATCGTGGGCAGCAAGGAGAGGACCACAGATATGGTATCCGTAAGAAACTTCCTGTACCGCTTCGACATCAGCCCTTCACTGGGTTTATCTGTTTACCGCTACCACACCGTGGCTCGACTGTGGTACGAGTGCTGTTCCAGGCGTCTCCCAGACTGTCTTGCCTTCCAGTGTACCACCCTGGACAATATCATCTACTGCATCAACCGGCAGTTCAACATGAGGTTTCTGGCTGATGACGTTTCACCACAGTTTGTGGCAGAAGATCTGAACATTCTCTCAGTGGCAAAAGGCATGCTGTTTCCTTTTGTCCTTGCACTTCCTGACAAGGACACTCTTCAGACCAGAGTGTAA
- the dhrs3b gene encoding short-chain dehydrogenase/reductase 3b has translation MLAKQLSALLLLCLHMAVSVVREAVRRLLPRARKDLSGDVVLITGGGRGIGRHLAKEFAKQGAKKVILWGRTEKCLKETSEEISLGGTECHYFLCDVANREEVYRQAMVVREKVGDITILVNNAAVVHGRTLIDSDDDALLKSQHINTLGQFWTTKAFLPRMLELRWGHVVCINSILSLSSIPGAIDYCTSKASSLAFMESLTLGLLDCPGVSCTTVLPFHTNTEMFQGMRVRFPQLFPPLKPELVAQRTVDAVRTNTAFVFLPWTMRVLVILKSILPQYALEEIYKFSGIYSCMNTFKGRT, from the exons ATGCTGGCGAAGCAGCTGAgcgccctgctgctgctctgcctccACATGGCCGTGAGCGTCGTGAGGGAGGCGGTCCGCCGCCTGCTGCCCCGCGCCAGGAAGGACCTGAGCGGCGACGTGGTGCTCATCACCGGCGGGGGACGGGGCATCGGCCGCCACCTGGCCAAAGAGTTTGCGAAGCAAGGGGCAAAAAAG GTGATCCTGTGGGGCCGCACTGAAAAGTGCCTGAAGGAGACCTCTGAGGAGATCTCCCTCGGGGGAACTGAGTGCCACTACTTCTTGTGTGATGTGGCCAACCGGGAGGAGGTGTACAGACAGGCTATGGTGGTGCGGGAGAAG GTGGGAGATATTACTATTCTTGTGAACAACGCTGCTGTGGTGCACGGGAGGACCTTAATTGACAGCGATGATGATGCCTTGCTGAAATCACAGCATATTAATACTCTTGGACAATTCTGG ACAACAAAAGCCTTCTTGCCTCGGATGCTGGAGCTACGCTGGGGCCATGTGGTCTGCATCAACTCCATCCTGTCACTCTCCTCCATCCCTGGGGCTATCGACTACTGCACCTCCAAAGCATCTTCTCTGGCCTTTATGGAGAGCCTGACACTGGGACTGTTGGACTGCCCTGGGGTCTCCTGCACAACTGTGCTACCCTTCCACACCAACACAGAGATGTTCCAGGGCATGAGAGTGCG GTTTCCCCAGCTCTTCCCTCCTCTGAAACCAGAGCTGGTGGCTCAGAGGACTGTGGATGCCGTTCGGACCAACACAGCCTTCGTCTTCTTACCCTGGACCATGCGTGTGCTTGTCATCCTAAAGAG CATCTTGCCACAATATGCACTTGAAGAAATTTACAAGTTCTCAGGGATATATTCCTGCATGAACACATTCAAGGGAAGGACGTAA
- the aadacl4 gene encoding arylacetamide deacetylase-like 4 isoform X1 — MDIGVAILIIGFAAIFAAFLLLLNGLIYAEFTNSEIPPAVKNRGKLHVVHMVMVGAAVIGRILERLGLCHQVVFTRVVISWFMVRKRPAPPGLRIKDLMFGDVPVRTYEPTAPSTGRRRGLVYFHGGGWVMGSIGTSDEMCRYIAKESETVVVSVGYRLAPEHRYPAQLDDCEAATCHFLSVAEAEFGVNPHRVAVGGDSAGGNLAAALCLRLVQGGRGHLPLPCAQILIYPALQMADFNLPSYLQNHAVPIVFRPRVAFYFLQYLNGDASLCKALLEGAHVPADLKVLYRRWLSPDNLPPEFREPSRNVTDPEPSSHDGEVYHLTCVGLEPFVSPLLAEDDALRRTPPTFILTCEYDVLRDDGLLFRKRLLDLGVDVSWHHVPDGFHGIINFFNVGWLTFPSSRGVMNSIVDYVKTL, encoded by the exons ATGGACATTGGTGTTGCAATTCTTATAATAGGTTTTGCTGCTATTTTTGCAGCCTTTCTCTTGTTGTTAAATGGACTTATTTACGCCGAGTTCACGAACTCCGAAATCCCTCCGGCAGTGAAAAATCGGGGAAAACTGCACGTAGTCCACATGGTGATGGTCGGTGCAGCAGTCATC GGCCGGATTTTGGAACGACTGGGTCTCTGCCATCAGGTCGTGTTCACCCGGGTGGTAATAAGCTGGTTCATGGTACGTAAAAGGCCAGCTCCCCCTGGGTTACGAATCAAAGACCTCATGTTTGGAGATGTGCCTGTTCGCACATACGAGCCTACAGCACCCTCCACTGGTAGGAGAAGAGGCCTAGTGTACTTCCACGGTGGAGGCTGGGTAATGGGAAGCATTG GCACGTCAGATGAAATGTGCAGATACATTGCCAAAGAATCAGAAACCGTTGTTGTCTCGGTTGG CTACCGGCTTGCTCCCGAGCACCGATACCCTGCCCAGCTGGACGACTGTGAGGCTGCCACCTGCCACTTTTTGTCTGTGGCTGAGGCCGAATTTGGAGTAAATCCGCACCGGGTGGCTGTGGGTGGGGACAGCGCCGGTGGGAACCTTGCAGCAGCCCTGTGCCTGCGACTAGTGCAGGGGGGTCGAGGCCACCTGCCTCTGCCGTGCGCGCAGATTCTCATCTATCCGGCTCTGCAGATGGCTGACTTCAACCTGCCTTCGTACCTGCAGAACCACGCCGTGCCCATTGTGTTCCGGCCCCGCGTGGCATTCTATTTCCTTCAGTACCTCAATGGGGACGCGTCCCTGTGCAAGGCTTTGCTGGAGGGGGCCCACGTCCCTGCAGACCTGAAGGTGCTTTATAGGCGTTGGCTCTCTCCAGATAACCTCCCACCTGAGTTTAGGGAGCCAAGCCGGAATGTTACGGATCCAGAGCCATCCTCCCACGACGGAGAGGTGTATCACCTCACTTGTGTGGGTTTGGAACCCTTTGTCTCCCCGTTGCTGGCAGAAGATGATGCACTGCGTCGCACACCACCCACCTTTATCCTCACCTGTGAGTACGACGTGCTAAGAGATGACGGGCTCCTGTTCCGCAAACGACTGTTGGATCTCGGTGTGGATGTCTCCTGGCACCATGTCCCTGATGGGTTCCACGGAATCATCAATTTCTTCAACGTGGGCTGGTTGACCTTCCCAAGCTCCAGGGGGGTCATGAACAGCATTGTGGACTATGTGAAGACACTTTAA